The Motacilla alba alba isolate MOTALB_02 chromosome 3, Motacilla_alba_V1.0_pri, whole genome shotgun sequence DNA window TAAGTTACCACTAAACATGCATTCCCTTCTGTTTAAAATGTGGCCACATAGATTGTGCTTTTGCCTTAAATAAAGCATacataaaaatacttctttatgCCATCGTGGGGGTCTCtcattttgaggtttttttttttttccattggacAACTGCTGAAAGCAAAGCTCTGAAGAGCAcgaaagcagcagcaggagagaagagTCTTTTCCACTCCCTCGCTGAGTAGTCACACCATCTCTCAAATGGGGGGCTTTGggatgttgttttttttttaatggttaacatttttctgtgagaaagagcagcagaatttgTATCTAATTAAATATATCACTGCATATTCTGTGTTGCTGTAAGGAGTTTGACTGGTCTGTTTCATAACAGACCTGCTACAAATtgcaaaagacatttttaaaacagagagtGTTTGTGTTTAGGTCAAGTATTTTACAGAGGAGCAGAAGATGCTCTAGTTTTGCTCCCAGGAAGGCAGCTAAGCAAGCATTACTCAGCACACTGTTCCTGCCAAGTATTTTGGTTCCGAGGATTGTGCTCAGTCCCGTGGACAAACGTGATGtcacaaaagggaaaagcaagtACACATTAAggatttgtttcatttcagatttaaCCACTTCTATTTCAGACATGCTACCTACAGACTCGCTGGGGGCTTGGTATCTCACTGGATACTTTATGCACTAGTGATACGAAGTAGCCCAAgttaaaaatgctgtttaaaaaatcattagcattctgtaagaaatacaaagggaagaaataatatttttctcctttttagaAATTTTACAGCCTAAACCCACCCATGTATTGCCAAACAGCGGACACAGATGCCTGGCTAGTCCCTAGCTCAGAATCAACATGCTGCGAGTGGGAAATACATTCATACAATActttggcaaaaataaaaatgctttccctttctcccagtAGCTAGTGAAGAGTAATTAGCTCATTTTACACTCAAAACCAAGGAGAAGATCATCTGTTTACCAGGAACACAAAGCAAGCAACCATTTTGGCATCCTCCAAGGAGGCAACACTGGCATTTGACATCAGATGAAAAACAtaattcacaaatattttattactctgcctttatttttctactgaaaCAAGGGAAAATACAGTTCCAGCAAAACTGCAGTAACATGAAACTacacagcaaaacattttctgaaagagCTCTGTGGATTTTGCTGAAATATCAATGCCTTGGGGAAACAAGGTGTGTTACTCATGTACAGGGGATGCAACCCTAATAACTAGTGTGCACCAGTTGTTAttaattccaattttttttgtttttacttttgcaGGACATTAGGAGTTCGAGGAAAGCTTTCAAAGGGGAGTTTTCTGGGAAGGAAATcatatttttgtgggttttttttttataatgaagAAAACCATCTGAATTGCCTGATGTTTCTGTGGTAAAGTAACTTGCATTCTTGCAGCACAGGAGGAATTCTTTCCTGCATTACAAATTTGGAAGAAGTGTTAAAAAGTGAGTGTTGGAAAATGGTTCTCTGAAAGAGGTGTGGATGTATCAGGATGTAGCTACTGTACAAAGGTCATACTTGGATAATTCTGGATAGGAAAAAGCATCCCTTTCCTGACCTCCTGAAGAGGCTGCAATCCTTCGAGCCTCAGCATAATGAATGGTTTCTATCACGCGGCACTAAAGTTCCCTCCTCTGACTACTACGCTGCACAGAAGAGTTTGTAAGAGTTACAAAGAAAGCAATTCCTGCTAAAGGcattaaaccaaacaaaagaggCTCTTCATTCACAGACTTTACATGAGGACTAAAATAGAAGGAAGCTGAAGCTTTTCTACACTGGGGCCTGGTGTGCTTATATACCATGATAAATCTTGGTTGGAATGCTCATTGAGTATCGTGCCAGGAGCCAGGAAAcacacaccaccaccaccaaggACCATCTGAGTAAACACCATCGAGGAAAAAACTGCTTCATGGAGTAAACCGTAAGAGTGACTGGGCAGAAAGACATCCCTTCACTGGATATCCTCAAGCACAAAATTTACTCATACCTTTAAATACGGTAGGAtcaatataaatttattttccttttcatgccTCTGAGAATAAAGTTCAATTAATATATGAACCCATAAGAGAAAAGGTCATGACACCACTTAATGCATAGGTCATCTTGCAGGAGTTCTCACAACCCTAATTACAATGGTAATTGAATTATGTTGTCTTAAAAGCTATAAAAATGCTAATTACCTGAGCTCAGTGTACAAACACACTACCAATGCAAAGTACAATCTCAGTCTCAAGAGTTAATTTATACTATGCTAGTAATAAGAAGGGAAAATGTGGTTAAACCTGCCAAATAGACTCTTAGGAGTGTGCTACTTAGTAAGACGACTTTTGAGAAtgacaaatatttaaacatgAAATTAAGCatgtaatgaaatatttcatccAGTGAACTAGAAAGCCATAGCTCTACCAGTTACCTGCCAGTTGTAACATTCACCTTTCCGAAGCTTGAAAACCAAGCAAAATGTTCCACGGTGTTTGTGAGTTACACACTGTGAAGCTGAGCACTGGGGAAGACTTGGGAAAATGTCTTCACTGGCCCTCACtctttttgtctgcattttatgctttgcttttagggatttttttttaacttctgaaaTAGCTACCACTAGACTTGTGAGTTTGGTAAGGGTTTTATAGTTCACTTAAGGGCTCCTGAGGAAGTTAGCTGGCTTAGGAATTACTTCTTATCTTTCAGATATAGAATGATTTACTTGAACTCTGGTGTGACTTTAGTTCTGTTCTTATCTTCTATCTGTGAACAAAGATTGTCGGTACACATGAAATGGGAAGGAATCCTTAGAAAGAGTCTTGGTGCTTaagcaaaataattcacagaTCAGGCATGCTTGATTCTGTTATTTTCAATCACTGTGCAGAATAACCTATTTAGTTAAATGAATTAGTACAAGTAGTAGAATTATTGATGTAAGGAAAAGAGAGTAAAATGCATCTAAGCACTTGAATTTTGGTTTAATGTGTGTTTCAGATGTCTTCTGTAATGTTgaagttgatttttttattgcGGTTTCTTCACTGATGATCTggataattttgtttgtttggtttttttagattGTTGAAGATCAGAACTGTATAGAAATCTCATCATTCCTGACCATGATTAGTGTTACCTGGAGCATCTTCCTAGTTTGGACTAAAATAGGGCTGTTACTTGACATGGCACCTTATTCTGTTAGTGCCAAACCATGCCCTTCAGTATGTCGCTGTGATGTGGGTTTCATATATTGTAATGATCGCGATTTGACGTCTATTCCTACAGGAATCCCAGAGGATGCAACTACCCTCTTCCTTCAGAACAATCAAATAAATAATGCTGGGATTCCTTCAGAACTGAAGAACTTGCTTAGGGTggaaagaatatatttataCCGCAACAGCCTAGATGAATTCCCCACTAACCTCCCTAAGTACATTAAGGAACTGCATTTGCAGGAGAACAATATAAGGACCATTACTTATGATTCACTTTCAAAAATTCCTTATCTGGAAGAACTGCATTTGGATGATAATTCTGTTTCTGCCGTTAGCATCGAGGATGGAGCTTTCCGGGACAACATCTATCTcagacttctttttctctctcgAAATCACCTTAGCACCATCCCCTGGGGTTTGCCTAAAACCATAGAAGAGCTACGCTTGGATGATAATCGTATTTCCACAATTTCTGAGCTGTCCCTTCAAGACCTTACAAATCTAAAACGCCTTGTTTTAGACGGAAATCTTCTAAATAATCATGGATTAGGAGACAAAGTCTTCATTAATCTAGTCAATCTTACAGAATTGTCATTGGTCCGCAATTCACTCACAGCTGCTCCGGTGAATTTGCCGGGAACAAACCTAAGAAAGCTTTATCTCCAAGAAAACCACATCAACCGTGTGCCACCCAATGCTTTCTCTTACTTACGGCAGTTGTACCGACTAGATATGTCCAATAACAATCTCAGCAATTTACCTCAGGGTGTCTTCGATGATCTGGACAACATCACTCAACTTTTTCTTCGCAACAACCCTTGGCACTGCGGGTGCAAAATGAAATGGGTCCGTGACTGGTTACAGTCACTGCCTTTAAAAGTGAACGTACGCGGACTGATGTGTCAGGCACCAGAAAAAGTACGTGGAATGGCTATCAAAGACCTCAGCGCAGAACTGTTTGACTGTAAGGACGATAGCGTGATAAGCACCGTCCAAATCACTACTGCAGTACCAAACACGTTAtacccagcccagggacactgGCCCATTTCTGTGACCAAACAACCAGACGTCAAGACTCCCAACCTAAATAAAAACTACAGAACCACAGCGAGCCCGGTACGTAAAATCATTACAATATTTGTGAAATCCGTAAGCACGGAGACTATTCACATCTCCTGGAAAGTTGCACTACCGATGACTGCTTTGAGACTGAGCTGGCTCAAGATGGGTCACAGCCCTGCCTTTGGATCTATAACTGAAACTATAGTTACAGGCGACAGAAACGACTATTTGCTCACGGCTCTCGAACCGGAGTCACCGTACCGTGTGTGCATGGTTCCCATGGAAACCAGCAACATCTATCTCTCCGATGAAACACCCGAATGCATCGAGACCGAGACGGCGCCTCTTAAGATGTACAACCCTACCACCACCCTCAATCGGGAGCAGGAGAAAGAGCCTTACAAAAACTCCAGCTTGCCCTTGGCCGCCATCATCGGCGGCGTGGTGGCGCTGGTGGCCATagggctgctggccctggtCTGCTGGTACGTCCACAGAAACGGGTCCCTGTTCTCCCGGAACTGCACCTACAGCAAGGGACGCCGGAGAAAAGATGACTATGCCGAAGCGGGAACCAAGAAGGATAACTCCATCTTGGAAATCAGGGAGACTTCTTTCCAGATGATACCAATAACCAGTGACCAAGTGTCCAAGGAGGAATTTGTAATACACACCATCTTCCCACCTAATGGCATGAATCTGTACAAGAACAGCCACAGTGAAAGCAGTAGTAACAGGAGCTACAGAGACAGTGGTATTCCAGATTCAGATCATTCACACTCATGATACTGAGGGACGTGaaagactggtttgggttttgttgggttttttgggtttgttttgttttttaaagaaaacaagaaaagactGACTTAACAGTTGCTGTTCTACTGCAAAACACTGGATTAAAAGACTGACAAAGCAATGTACTGTACATTTGccatataatttatatttaagaactttttattaaaagtttCAAATTTCAGGCTACTGCTGCGATTAATGTAGTGGGGATACCTGACCACAATTctatattttagtattttttagtAATTTGTACTGTATTTTCCTTGCTAATATTGAAGTTACAGACCATTTAACTTTTGTGTTCTACTGAGTAAGATGACTTGTTGACTGTGAAAGTGAATTTTCTTGCCGTGTTGAGCAGTCAGAACATTCATCTGAGATCCTTGTAAGTGTAAGCACAGGTCATTTTTCACTTTGGTATCAATAAAATAATGTTGAACCTGGCAAGTCAGGAAGATCAAAAATGGTTACAAAAACTCACAGAAATTCCAGTGTTGGGTCTATTAAATCTGTAAACCACAACAATAttcaataaacaaaaaatgtgtGTAGTAATGGGCAATATCAGCTGTCTGGATATATCCATTCAACAGTGGTGAAATACAATTTAAGTGAGAATAATCAAATTGATGATATGCATGAGAATGAAGCTTTTTGACaggtgttaaaaaaaccccGTAATTGCTAGAGGAAAGCATAATCAAATTCCTaacaaagaatttttaaaaaaataaaaactgctaGGCTCTACAAACCAAGGGGTAGATACAGTTCAGGAATAGTTTTTTTGGTTATCAGAATCAGTGGTCTGTGTATTACAGACAAAATAGTGATGGATGCTCACAGGCATTTGGGAGACAAGGGCAGGAAGACAGAGACAACACTTAgaaactgctttgaaaagaaaaagggctGAAAGTGCAGTTTCACAAGAAAAGAGAGCAGGACAAAACCCAAGGCAATAAAAGCAAGGTCTCAAAAACTGTGGTCCCAAAGGTGAGCAGACAAATGGAGAATGCAGCCATTCTGAAGCATATACGAATCTGTGTTCAGTACAATGCTGTTACAGTCAGGAATACTGCCCATTACTGTCACAGTTATCCAGAAATTCCTTGGTAAATCTGTAAGGTAACATGtttctttctgccttcctgCTGAACTATGAGCTATTATGTTTAAACCCCAAGCCACTCTTTGTTGCAATAATCATTCTGTTTCTTCAACTAAAAACCAAAGTGCTTTGTACGCCCTTTGGCCAGTCTTGTGTGTGCCTTGATCCAACACTACATGTATCAAGCTtttaaaaactaagaaaaaaggaaataataaaatacccACCTTTTCATACATAACTTAACTATGAAAAATACTGGTCTTATTCATGAATGAAGCTGAAAAAGTACTTCAGAATTATGCTGCacctctgcagtgctctgaTAAGAAACCCACTCGGAAGCTACTACTTCTCAGGTCATGAGCTTCTGTGTTCAGGTTAACAGTATTACCCTTGCAGGTTTTCTTCATTATTAATCACTGGATAAAAAGTTTTCACAACAGTGAACAGTGTGAACAATGAAAGGGAGGGAAGGCATGGAGTTACAACCCTCTGAAgtacaggggtttttttaaagaaacagcaaatgaaaaaatttaatatttcagacAATATCTCAGACAAGAAGGAATGTATACCAAATGCAGTTTAATTCTATGAGAATTTTAGTGTTGCTTGGCCTGTTTCCCTAAGAGTAGTAAAGAACAAGAGATGAAGAAAGAGTGACCAACACTGAAACTAATGGTTTCAGCCATCAGCCTGCAAATGAATCTCCTACCAGGAATCCATCTAACTGCAGAGACCCAAAATTTCCAGTAACACACATATTTTTCATCCCCATTTTCCAGATGCGCCATGGGAAGTTCCTCTCCAAACTCCCTGTAGCACGGAATTGTTGACACATCACTTTCAGAAATGTCTCCTGCAGTTTCCTGAGCAGTGGAGCCCCGCGGC harbors:
- the FLRT3 gene encoding leucine-rich repeat transmembrane protein FLRT3, with amino-acid sequence MISVTWSIFLVWTKIGLLLDMAPYSVSAKPCPSVCRCDVGFIYCNDRDLTSIPTGIPEDATTLFLQNNQINNAGIPSELKNLLRVERIYLYRNSLDEFPTNLPKYIKELHLQENNIRTITYDSLSKIPYLEELHLDDNSVSAVSIEDGAFRDNIYLRLLFLSRNHLSTIPWGLPKTIEELRLDDNRISTISELSLQDLTNLKRLVLDGNLLNNHGLGDKVFINLVNLTELSLVRNSLTAAPVNLPGTNLRKLYLQENHINRVPPNAFSYLRQLYRLDMSNNNLSNLPQGVFDDLDNITQLFLRNNPWHCGCKMKWVRDWLQSLPLKVNVRGLMCQAPEKVRGMAIKDLSAELFDCKDDSVISTVQITTAVPNTLYPAQGHWPISVTKQPDVKTPNLNKNYRTTASPVRKIITIFVKSVSTETIHISWKVALPMTALRLSWLKMGHSPAFGSITETIVTGDRNDYLLTALEPESPYRVCMVPMETSNIYLSDETPECIETETAPLKMYNPTTTLNREQEKEPYKNSSLPLAAIIGGVVALVAIGLLALVCWYVHRNGSLFSRNCTYSKGRRRKDDYAEAGTKKDNSILEIRETSFQMIPITSDQVSKEEFVIHTIFPPNGMNLYKNSHSESSSNRSYRDSGIPDSDHSHS